In Stutzerimonas stutzeri, a genomic segment contains:
- a CDS encoding Na/Pi cotransporter family protein, translating to MLTLLHLLSSIALLVWGTHIVRTGIMRVYGSHLRRLLGRSMANSPLAFGAGIGVTALVQSSNATALLAISFVSQGLMALPTALAIMLGADVGTALMSRILTFDLSWLSPLCTLVGVCLFLSRKQTRTGQLGRVLIGLGLIILALQLIVVTAEPITEARGMRVLFASLAGDTLLAAVVGALFAVLSYSSLAAVLLTATLASAGLISLPVALGVVIGANVGSGVLAWLNATPQPVPARRVAFGNLLYKLAGLLVLPLLPLLVEWMATLNFSAQTQVIAFHLAYNSLRCLLLLPTVGLMARLCERLLPERELDNGIAQPRHLDPTALDTPTLALANAVRETLRIGDLVEAMLARLLEALREDRPEPGEEIRRLDDDVDALYSGVKLYLARMPREDLAEQESRRWAEIIELAINLEQAGDIIEHMLGKVQNLKTSKRRSFSDRGLDELSQLHTLLCANLSLGLSVFLSGDAHSARQLLQQKRQFRKRERELAHAHVHRLHQQVRESIETSATHLELIADMKRLNSLFCSAGYAALEGQVSGKSRLPTEPTREEHAEQHQLPGKPA from the coding sequence ATGCTGACATTGCTGCACCTGCTTTCTTCTATCGCCTTGCTGGTCTGGGGCACGCATATCGTGCGCACCGGCATCATGCGCGTCTATGGCTCGCATTTACGCCGACTGCTGGGCCGTAGCATGGCCAACTCGCCGCTGGCGTTCGGCGCCGGTATCGGCGTCACCGCCCTGGTGCAAAGCAGCAATGCCACCGCGCTTCTGGCCATCTCCTTCGTCTCCCAAGGCCTGATGGCGCTGCCCACGGCGCTGGCGATCATGCTTGGTGCCGATGTCGGTACGGCGTTGATGTCGCGCATTCTGACGTTCGATCTGTCGTGGCTATCGCCGCTGTGCACCCTGGTCGGGGTCTGCCTGTTCCTGTCCCGCAAGCAGACCCGCACCGGTCAGCTCGGCCGCGTGTTGATCGGTCTTGGTCTGATCATTCTGGCGCTGCAACTGATCGTGGTCACCGCCGAACCGATCACCGAAGCGCGCGGCATGCGCGTGCTGTTCGCTTCGCTGGCTGGGGACACCCTGCTGGCGGCGGTCGTGGGGGCGCTGTTCGCGGTGCTCTCCTATTCCAGTCTGGCCGCGGTTCTGCTCACCGCAACCCTGGCCAGTGCCGGATTGATCAGCCTGCCGGTCGCCCTCGGTGTGGTCATTGGCGCGAATGTCGGCAGCGGCGTGCTGGCCTGGCTTAACGCGACTCCGCAACCTGTGCCGGCTCGCCGGGTGGCGTTTGGCAACTTGCTCTACAAGCTTGCTGGCCTGCTGGTGCTGCCGTTGCTGCCGCTGCTGGTCGAATGGATGGCAACGCTGAATTTCAGCGCTCAGACCCAGGTCATCGCTTTTCACTTGGCGTACAACTCACTGCGCTGCCTGCTGTTGCTGCCTACGGTGGGCCTGATGGCTCGGCTTTGCGAGCGCCTGCTGCCAGAACGGGAGCTGGATAATGGCATTGCGCAGCCGCGCCATCTCGATCCCACCGCGTTGGATACCCCGACCCTCGCCTTGGCCAATGCGGTACGTGAAACCTTGCGCATCGGTGACCTGGTGGAAGCCATGCTGGCACGTTTGCTTGAAGCGCTGCGTGAAGACAGGCCGGAGCCGGGCGAGGAAATCCGTCGACTGGATGACGATGTCGATGCGCTCTACAGCGGTGTGAAGCTCTATCTGGCGCGCATGCCGCGTGAAGACCTGGCCGAGCAGGAAAGCCGGCGCTGGGCAGAGATCATCGAGCTGGCGATCAACCTGGAGCAAGCCGGCGACATCATCGAGCACATGCTCGGCAAAGTGCAGAACCTCAAAACATCCAAGCGCCGATCGTTTTCAGACCGGGGCCTGGACGAACTCAGCCAACTGCACACGCTCCTCTGCGCCAATCTGAGCCTGGGCCTGTCGGTGTTCCTTTCCGGAGACGCCCACAGCGCCCGCCAACTGCTGCAGCAGAAGCGCCAGTTCCGCAAGCGCGAACGTGAATTGGCCCATGCCCACGTACATAGGCTGCATCAGCAGGTGAGGGAAAGCATCGAAACCAGCGCCACGCATCTGGAATTGATCGCCGACATGAAACGCCTGAATTCGCTGTTCTGCAGCGCCGGCTATGCGGCGCTGGAAGGTCAAGTCAGTGGCAAGAGTCGCCTCCCGACCGAGCCCACCCGCGAGGAACACGCCGAGCAGCATCAGCTCCCAGGGAAGCCGGCCTGA